A window of Argopecten irradians isolate NY chromosome 14, Ai_NY, whole genome shotgun sequence contains these coding sequences:
- the LOC138307142 gene encoding uncharacterized protein yields the protein MTEERPSGNESVMWLGNVGEPYKKWDNGLYIQGNLCGIPVNFLIDTGSTATLIPTSVFHSLSSDYHLTSNSRRLLDVNGNEVKVQGRTELGILIGDTIYHTPVTVCDINGDAILGQDFLLKHITRIDYRKLALCTNTGDIPCWLGGETQMVCKVSATETTVVPPFSRVGVRIYISGSTHLADAGLIEMTTDTFADQDVLLLPGIVNTRMEEKSVTIVNFGSVPVTLYPNMRLGTCESYYEEAAPDIVQAVTSAEYNDNHSNNQEVPPHLTDLLERSSVHISADERRQLALLLTKYENVFSQSSSDLGRTDRVQHRINTGTAHPIRQPTRRLPFGKRDIEKAELEKMIERGVVETIK from the coding sequence ATGACGGAAGAAAGGCCCAGCGGAAACGAAAGTGTGATGTGGCTAGGAAATGTTGGAGAACCATACAAGAAATGGGACAATGGCCTATACATACAAGGAAATCTTTGTGGAATTCCTGTAAACTTTTTGATTGACACCGGCTCAACAGCTACTTTAATCCCGACATCTGTTTTCCATTCTTTAAGCAGTGACTACCATCTTACCTCAAATTCACGAAGGTTGTTAGATGTAAATGGTAATGAAGTAAAAGTTCAAGGCCGTACGGAACTTGGGATCCTAATTGGTGATACCATATATCACACACCCGTTACTGTTTGTGACATCAATGGGGATGCCATACTGGGACAAGATTTTCTTCTAAAACACATAACCAGGATAGATTATAGGAAATTGGCACTTTGTACAAACACCGGCGACATTCCTTGTTGGCTTGGCGGAGAAACACAGATGGTATGTAAAGTTTCTGCAACTGAGACTACCGTAGTTCCACCTTTTTCACGTGTTGGTGTACGTATTTATATATCGGGTTCAACTCATTTAGCTGATGCTGGACTTATTGAGATGACGACGGATACTTTTGCCGATCAAGATGTACTCTTGCTTCCAGGCATTGTCAATACTCGTATGGAAGAGAAGTCTGTAACTATTGTTAACTTTGGGAGTGTACCTGTGACCTTGTATCCAAATATGCGGCTGGGAACATGCGAGTCCTACTATGAGGAAGCTGCCCCAGATATTGTCCAGGCTGTGACATCCGCAGAGTACAATGACAATCATTCCAATAACCAAGAGGTTCCACCGCATTTAACAGATTTGCTGGAGAGAAGCTCTGTTCACATCTCAGCTGATGAGAGAAGACAATTGGCGTTATTGCTGACGAAATATGAGAATGTTTTCTCACAGTCATCTAGTGATCTTGGCCGTACAGATAGAGTTCAACATAGAATCAATACTGGAACTGCCCATCCCATACGCCAACCAACACGCAGACTACCCTTTGGTAAGCGGGACATCGAAAAAGCAGAGTTGGAAAAGATGATAGAACGTGGTGTTGTAGAAACCATCAAGTAG